One Streptomyces fagopyri DNA window includes the following coding sequences:
- a CDS encoding sensor histidine kinase, producing MRWALVKVCVAVTTMVVVAFAVPLGLVIKEMARDRAFSNAEREAAAVAPALSITTDRDQLERVVVSAGSDDGMAVHIPASDGTKAVDIGRQRAAAKDIAATRGLGRASTTEVPGGSTLLQPTALSSGEIAVVEVYVPESEVSNGVGTAWAVLAAVGVALVVGSVAVADRLGVRMVQPAQRLVEGAHELGEGKLGARVPEEGPTELRLAAVAFNSMADQVVQLLANERELAADLSHRLRTPLTVLRLNTASLGDGPAAEQTRAAVAQLEREVDTIIRTAREAKPQTVALGVTGCDASEVVRERMDFWSALAEDEGRKVRVAGVDRPVRIPVARADLVAALDALLGNVFRHTPEGTAFAVDVHNSDDAVIVLVSDAGPGIVDPDSAMARGRGSGSDGSTGLGLDIVRRLAESTGGDVRLGSSVLGGTEVRIWIQLDGRAPVRRGHRGTVRRRRRSVGAS from the coding sequence GTGAGGTGGGCACTGGTCAAGGTGTGCGTGGCGGTGACCACGATGGTCGTGGTGGCCTTCGCGGTGCCGCTCGGGCTCGTCATCAAGGAGATGGCCCGGGACCGCGCGTTCTCGAACGCCGAACGGGAGGCCGCGGCCGTCGCGCCCGCGCTCTCCATCACCACCGACCGGGACCAGTTGGAGCGGGTCGTCGTCTCCGCCGGGTCCGACGACGGCATGGCCGTGCACATCCCGGCGAGCGACGGCACCAAGGCGGTCGACATCGGCCGGCAGCGGGCCGCCGCCAAGGACATCGCCGCCACCCGCGGACTGGGCCGGGCCTCCACCACCGAGGTCCCGGGCGGCTCCACGCTGCTCCAGCCCACCGCGCTGAGCTCCGGCGAGATCGCGGTCGTCGAGGTGTACGTCCCCGAGTCCGAGGTCAGCAACGGCGTGGGGACGGCCTGGGCGGTACTCGCCGCGGTCGGCGTCGCGCTCGTCGTCGGCTCGGTCGCGGTCGCCGACCGGCTGGGCGTACGCATGGTGCAGCCGGCCCAGCGGCTGGTCGAGGGCGCGCACGAACTGGGAGAGGGCAAGCTCGGAGCCCGGGTCCCCGAGGAGGGTCCCACCGAACTGCGGCTGGCGGCGGTCGCGTTCAACTCGATGGCCGACCAGGTCGTGCAACTCCTCGCGAACGAGCGGGAGCTGGCCGCGGATCTCTCGCACCGCCTGCGCACCCCGCTGACCGTGCTGCGGCTGAACACGGCCTCGCTCGGCGACGGACCGGCCGCCGAGCAGACCCGGGCGGCCGTGGCTCAGCTGGAGCGGGAGGTCGACACGATCATCCGGACGGCGCGGGAGGCCAAGCCGCAGACGGTGGCGCTCGGTGTCACCGGGTGCGACGCGTCCGAGGTGGTCCGCGAGCGGATGGACTTCTGGTCCGCGCTCGCCGAGGACGAGGGCCGCAAGGTGCGGGTCGCGGGCGTGGACCGTCCGGTGCGCATACCCGTCGCGCGCGCCGACCTGGTGGCCGCGCTCGACGCGCTCCTCGGCAACGTCTTCCGGCACACACCGGAGGGCACGGCCTTCGCGGTCGACGTGCACAACAGCGACGACGCCGTGATCGTGCTGGTGTCGGACGCGGGACCGGGGATCGTGGACCCGGACTCGGCGATGGCCCGCGGGCGGGGCTCGGGCAGCGACGGCTCGACCGGGCTCGGGCTGGACATCGTGCGGCGGCTCGCGGAGTCGACGGGCGGCGACGTACGACTGGGGTCGTCGGTACTGGGCGGCACCGAGGTACGGATATGGATCCAGCTGGACGGGCGGGCGCCGGTACGGCGCGGGCACCGGGGGACGGTACGGCGACGCAGACGCAGCGTCGGCGCGAGCTGA
- a CDS encoding glycoside hydrolase family 18 protein, translating into MSSTHRRKVSGRNKAIGGVVAAAVVGGGAFLFSGTALAAGVGAAYTKTSDWSTGYTAQYVITNDTGRAKSDWTLEFDLPSGARLSSLWNGESAVSGNHVTVKPPSWDKDGLAAGESVTVGFVVNGTADPKGCVIDGAKCSVDDGATPEPSGRPTGSATPTATPKPSPSASRTSTPTTPASTPAATPTPSAPASTGSGTTGAGFAPYVDTSLYPAFDLVGGAAATGVKNYNLAFITDGGGCTPKWGGVSDLASDAVAAQIGALRAKGGDVRVSFGGASGSEPATTCSSADALAAVYGKAVDAYKLTKVDFDVEGGALPNTAANTRRAKAIAKLQQQHPGLDVSFTLPVMPEGLTQDGVNLLSDARSNGVRISAVNIMAMDYGPSYNGDMGTYAEQAATATQAQVKSVLGLSDSAAWKTVAVTPMIGVNDVASEIFKVDDAAQLVAFAKAKGLGWLSMWSASRDKQCAGGAKNSADATCSSVVQDAGAFSKAFGAYK; encoded by the coding sequence ATGAGCAGTACGCACCGGCGCAAGGTCAGTGGCAGGAACAAGGCGATAGGCGGCGTCGTGGCCGCAGCCGTGGTCGGCGGCGGCGCCTTCCTGTTCTCCGGCACCGCGCTCGCCGCCGGTGTCGGCGCCGCTTACACGAAGACCAGCGACTGGTCCACGGGCTACACCGCGCAGTACGTCATCACGAACGACACGGGCCGGGCGAAGAGCGACTGGACACTGGAGTTCGACCTGCCCTCCGGCGCCCGGCTCAGCTCCCTGTGGAACGGCGAGTCCGCGGTGAGCGGAAACCACGTCACGGTGAAGCCGCCGTCCTGGGACAAGGACGGCCTGGCGGCCGGCGAGTCGGTCACCGTCGGCTTCGTCGTGAACGGCACCGCGGACCCCAAGGGCTGTGTCATCGACGGCGCCAAGTGCTCGGTGGACGACGGCGCGACCCCGGAACCGAGCGGGCGTCCGACCGGGTCGGCCACCCCCACGGCCACGCCGAAACCCAGCCCGAGCGCCTCCCGCACCAGCACGCCGACCACCCCGGCCTCCACTCCGGCCGCCACCCCGACGCCCTCCGCCCCGGCGAGCACCGGCAGCGGCACCACCGGCGCCGGCTTCGCGCCGTACGTCGACACCTCCCTCTACCCGGCCTTCGACCTGGTCGGCGGCGCGGCGGCCACCGGGGTCAAGAACTACAACCTCGCGTTCATCACCGACGGCGGCGGCTGCACGCCCAAGTGGGGCGGGGTGAGCGACCTCGCCAGTGACGCGGTGGCCGCGCAGATCGGCGCGCTGCGGGCGAAGGGCGGCGACGTCCGCGTCTCCTTCGGCGGCGCCTCCGGGTCGGAGCCGGCCACGACCTGCTCGTCGGCGGACGCGCTGGCGGCGGTGTACGGGAAGGCCGTGGACGCCTACAAACTGACGAAGGTCGACTTCGACGTCGAGGGCGGCGCGCTGCCGAACACCGCGGCGAACACGAGGCGCGCGAAGGCCATCGCGAAGCTCCAGCAGCAGCACCCGGGCCTGGACGTGTCCTTCACGCTCCCCGTCATGCCCGAGGGCCTCACCCAGGACGGCGTGAACCTCCTGTCCGACGCCAGGTCGAACGGCGTGAGGATCTCCGCCGTCAACATCATGGCGATGGACTACGGGCCCTCGTACAACGGTGACATGGGCACCTACGCCGAGCAGGCCGCCACCGCCACGCAGGCCCAGGTCAAGAGCGTCCTCGGACTCTCCGACAGCGCGGCCTGGAAGACCGTCGCCGTCACCCCGATGATCGGTGTCAACGACGTGGCGTCCGAGATCTTCAAGGTCGACGACGCCGCCCAGCTGGTGGCGTTCGCCAAGGCCAAGGGGCTCGGCTGGCTGTCGATGTGGTCCGCGAGCCGCGACAAGCAGTGCGCGGGCGGCGCGAAGAACTCCGCGGACGCCACCTGCAGTTCGGTCGTCCAGGACGCGGGGGCGTTCTCGAAGGCGTTCGGCGCCTACAAGTAG
- a CDS encoding GH1 family beta-glucosidase: protein MPEPASPVTFPPAFLWGAATSAYQIEGAVREDGRTPSIWDTFSHTPGKTAGGETGDIAVDHYHRFRDDVALMAELGLSAYRFSVSWSRVQPTGRGPAVQRGLDFYRNLVDELLAHDIKPAITLYHWDLPQELEDAGGWPARDTALRFADYAQIVGEALGDRVEQWITLNEPWCSAFLGYGSGVHAPGRTDAAASLKAAHHLNLAHGLGAKALRSVMPARNSVAVSLNSSVVRPLSQSPADLAAVRRIDNLANGVFHGPMLHGAYPEGLFQETSSITDWSYVLDGDLAVIKQPLDALGLNYYTPTLVSAAEATASGPRPDGHGASAYTPWPGADDVMFHQTPGERTEMGWTIDPTGLHDLITRYTRESPGLPLYITENGAAYDDKPDPEGRVHDPERIAYLHGHLSAVRRAIADGADVRGYYLWSLMDNFEWAYGYDKRFGAVYVDYATLARTPKSSAHWYSRAARTGTLPPVTAADE from the coding sequence ATGCCTGAACCCGCATCGCCCGTGACCTTTCCCCCCGCGTTCCTCTGGGGCGCGGCGACCTCCGCCTACCAGATCGAGGGGGCGGTACGGGAGGACGGCCGCACGCCCTCCATCTGGGACACCTTCAGCCACACGCCGGGAAAGACGGCCGGCGGTGAGACCGGTGACATCGCTGTCGACCACTACCACCGCTTCCGTGACGACGTGGCCCTGATGGCGGAGCTGGGCCTGTCCGCGTACCGCTTCTCGGTCTCCTGGTCCCGGGTGCAGCCGACGGGCCGGGGTCCGGCGGTCCAGCGGGGTCTGGACTTCTACCGCAACCTGGTCGACGAACTGCTGGCCCACGACATCAAGCCGGCCATCACCCTCTACCACTGGGACCTCCCCCAGGAACTGGAGGACGCGGGCGGCTGGCCCGCGCGCGACACGGCGCTGCGGTTCGCCGACTACGCCCAGATCGTGGGCGAGGCGCTGGGTGACCGGGTGGAGCAGTGGATCACCCTGAACGAGCCGTGGTGCAGCGCGTTCCTGGGCTACGGCTCGGGGGTGCACGCGCCCGGCCGCACGGACGCGGCGGCGTCGCTGAAGGCCGCCCACCACCTGAACCTGGCGCACGGCCTGGGCGCGAAGGCGCTGAGGTCCGTGATGCCGGCCCGCAACTCGGTCGCGGTGAGCCTCAACTCCTCGGTCGTCAGGCCGCTTTCGCAGAGCCCGGCGGATCTCGCGGCGGTCCGGCGCATCGACAACCTGGCCAACGGTGTCTTCCACGGCCCGATGCTGCACGGCGCCTACCCGGAGGGCCTGTTCCAGGAGACGTCCTCGATCACGGACTGGTCGTACGTCCTGGACGGCGACCTGGCGGTGATCAAGCAGCCGCTCGACGCGCTGGGGCTGAACTACTACACGCCGACGCTGGTGTCGGCGGCGGAGGCCACCGCTTCCGGTCCCCGCCCGGACGGTCACGGGGCGAGCGCGTACACGCCGTGGCCGGGCGCCGACGATGTGATGTTCCATCAGACTCCGGGCGAGCGTACGGAGATGGGCTGGACGATCGACCCGACGGGCCTGCACGACCTGATCACGCGCTACACGCGGGAGTCGCCCGGCCTGCCGCTGTACATCACCGAGAACGGCGCCGCGTACGACGACAAGCCGGACCCGGAGGGCCGCGTCCACGACCCCGAGCGCATCGCCTACCTGCACGGCCACCTGTCGGCGGTCCGCCGTGCCATCGCCGACGGCGCGGACGTCCGCGGGTACTACCTGTGGTCCCTGATGGACAACTTCGAGTGGGCGTACGGCTACGACAAGCGCTTCGGCGCGGTGTACGTCGACTACGCGACCCTGGCCCGTACGCCGAAGTCGAGCGCCCACTGGTACAGCCGTGCGGCCAGGACGGGGACGCTGCCGCCGGTGACGGCCGCGGACGAGTAG
- a CDS encoding carbohydrate ABC transporter permease: MTTTELTVPQAGAKGTPDGRGSGRRRVLGAGKQLHAGPVTYVVLTVFALVSLAPLVWTAVAASRNNERLAQTPPPLWFGGNLFKNLQAAWDQAGLGTAMVNSTIVAGTITVGTVVFSTLAGFAFAKLRFRFSGLLLLLTIGTMMIPPQLAVVPLYLWMSDLGWSNQLQTVILPTLVSAFGTFFMRQYLLQALPTELIEAARVDGASSLRVVWHVVFPAARPAMAVLGLLTFVMAWNDFLWPIIALNQQNPTVQVALNSLGTGYVPDQAVIMAGALLGTLPLLIAFLLFGKQIVGGIMQGAIKG, translated from the coding sequence ATGACCACCACTGAACTGACTGTCCCTCAGGCAGGGGCGAAGGGAACTCCGGACGGCCGGGGCAGCGGACGCCGCCGGGTGCTCGGCGCGGGCAAGCAGCTGCACGCGGGGCCGGTCACGTATGTCGTCCTGACCGTCTTCGCTCTGGTCTCGCTCGCCCCGCTGGTCTGGACGGCCGTCGCGGCCTCCCGCAACAACGAGCGGCTGGCGCAGACCCCGCCGCCGCTGTGGTTCGGCGGGAACCTGTTCAAGAACCTCCAGGCCGCGTGGGACCAGGCCGGGCTCGGCACCGCGATGGTCAACTCCACGATCGTCGCCGGGACCATCACTGTCGGTACGGTCGTGTTCTCCACGCTCGCCGGGTTCGCCTTCGCCAAGCTGCGGTTCAGGTTCTCCGGTCTTCTGCTGCTGCTGACCATCGGCACGATGATGATCCCGCCGCAGCTGGCCGTCGTACCGCTGTATCTGTGGATGAGCGACCTCGGCTGGTCCAACCAGCTGCAGACGGTCATCCTGCCGACCCTGGTGAGTGCCTTCGGTACGTTCTTCATGCGGCAGTACCTGCTGCAGGCGCTGCCCACCGAGCTCATCGAGGCGGCGCGGGTGGACGGCGCGAGCAGTCTGCGCGTCGTGTGGCACGTCGTCTTCCCGGCGGCGCGGCCGGCGATGGCGGTCCTCGGCCTGCTGACCTTCGTGATGGCCTGGAACGACTTCCTGTGGCCGATCATCGCCCTCAACCAGCAGAACCCCACCGTGCAGGTCGCCCTCAACTCGCTCGGCACCGGTTACGTCCCCGACCAGGCCGTGATCATGGCGGGCGCGCTGCTCGGCACGCTGCCGCTGCTCATCGCCTTCCTGCTGTTCGGAAAGCAGATCGTGGGCGGCATCATGCAGGGCGCGATCAAGGGCTGA
- a CDS encoding carbohydrate ABC transporter permease, whose protein sequence is MTSSKQALAHPATSADAAPGSQPGAARGAQGRGTPPPGPDSWRSRLYRWDMKASPYAFIAPFFIVFGAFGLVPLLYTAWYSLHNVQLSGLDHQTWAGLDNYKNLLSSEFFWNALENTFTIGVISTVPQLVMAIGIAHLLNYRLRGSTVWRVVMLTPYATSVAAATLVFTLLYSWDGGMINWLLHFVGVDPINWRESDWGGQFAVSSIVIWRWTGYNALIYLAAMQAIPTDLYESAALDGAGRWQQFRHVTVPMLRPTILFTVVVSTIGATQLFGEPLLFGGVSGSKGGSAHQYQTLGLYMYDQGWGIGNLGKASAIAWTMFLILLIVAAINLLITRRLRKSQ, encoded by the coding sequence GTGACCAGCTCCAAGCAGGCTCTCGCGCATCCCGCGACGAGCGCCGACGCCGCGCCCGGCTCCCAGCCGGGCGCGGCCCGGGGCGCTCAGGGTCGCGGTACGCCGCCGCCGGGCCCGGATTCCTGGCGCAGCCGGCTGTACCGCTGGGACATGAAGGCGTCGCCGTACGCGTTCATCGCCCCCTTCTTCATCGTCTTCGGGGCCTTCGGGCTCGTGCCGCTGCTCTACACGGCCTGGTACTCGCTGCACAACGTGCAGCTGTCCGGTCTGGACCACCAGACCTGGGCCGGGCTGGACAACTACAAGAACCTGCTGTCCTCGGAGTTCTTCTGGAACGCCCTGGAGAACACCTTCACCATCGGCGTGATCTCCACGGTCCCGCAGCTGGTCATGGCGATCGGGATCGCCCACCTGCTCAACTACCGGCTGCGCGGCTCGACCGTGTGGCGGGTCGTGATGCTCACCCCATACGCCACCTCGGTGGCCGCGGCGACCCTCGTCTTCACGCTGCTGTACTCGTGGGACGGCGGCATGATCAACTGGCTGCTGCACTTCGTCGGGGTCGACCCGATCAACTGGCGCGAGTCCGACTGGGGCGGCCAGTTCGCCGTCTCCTCCATCGTGATCTGGCGCTGGACCGGCTACAACGCGCTGATCTACCTCGCGGCGATGCAGGCGATCCCCACCGACCTGTACGAGTCGGCGGCTCTCGACGGCGCGGGCCGCTGGCAGCAGTTCCGCCATGTGACGGTCCCCATGCTGCGGCCGACGATCCTGTTCACGGTGGTCGTGTCCACCATCGGCGCGACGCAGCTGTTCGGTGAGCCGCTCCTGTTCGGCGGGGTCAGCGGCTCGAAGGGCGGCTCCGCGCACCAGTACCAGACGCTCGGCCTCTACATGTACGACCAGGGCTGGGGCATCGGCAACCTCGGCAAGGCGTCAGCGATCGCATGGACGATGTTCCTGATCCTGCTGATCGTCGCCGCGATCAACCTGCTGATCACCCGACGGCTGAGGAAATCCCAATGA